From one Notolabrus celidotus isolate fNotCel1 chromosome 2, fNotCel1.pri, whole genome shotgun sequence genomic stretch:
- the LOC117828521 gene encoding uncharacterized protein LOC117828521 isoform X2 produces MNKTTGLVNMDKAEDVTTTMVTALQPDSAMSASNPPLNSNHTSGMEHIFHYSYSESDLLYTDYRTPARDPIQLPKAVLYLVMAALVVVAVAYAIVGHLVKDVVNDFVGGGRPIVAEGGSGGTSEPAWVFGSRRVPDHSKIEINCITNNMSEMTELGEHHWLEEMNYISLNHSNCLSSNRVEDVVVTVDETLQQRPPDTHSGT; encoded by the exons ATGAATAAAACTACAGGTTTGGTGAACATGGACAAAGCGGAGGATGTGACGACCACCATGGTGACCGCTTTGCAGCCGGACAGCGCCATGAGCGCCAGTAACCCTCCTCTGAACTCCAACCATACCTCAGGCATGGAGCACATCTTTCATTACTCTTACTCTGAGAGTGACCTGCTGTACACGGACTATCGGACTCCTGCACGAGACCCCATCCAGCTGCCTAAAGCGGTTCTCTACCTGGTGATGGCAGCGCTGGTTGTGGTGGCTGTGGCATATGCGATAGTTGGACACCTGGTTAAAGACGTGGTCAATGATTTTGTCG GTGGAGGCAGGCCCATTGTTGCTGAAGGTGGCAGCGGCGGAACCAGTGAACCag cCTGGGTGTTTGGCTCTCGTCGTGTCCCGGACCATAGCAAGATTGAGATAAACTGCATCACCAACAACATGAGCGAGATGACTGAGTTGGGTGAGCATCACTGGCTGGAGGAAATGAACTATATATCTCTGAACCACTCAAACTGCCTGAGCTCCAACAGAGTGGAGGACGTAGTGGTCACCGTGGATGAGACGCTTCAGCAGCGACCTCCGGACACTCACTCTGGGACCTAA
- the LOC117828521 gene encoding uncharacterized protein LOC117828521 isoform X1, whose amino-acid sequence MFLCNTSAIKDWSYFLSQILPLMNKTTGLVNMDKAEDVTTTMVTALQPDSAMSASNPPLNSNHTSGMEHIFHYSYSESDLLYTDYRTPARDPIQLPKAVLYLVMAALVVVAVAYAIVGHLVKDVVNDFVGGGRPIVAEGGSGGTSEPAWVFGSRRVPDHSKIEINCITNNMSEMTELGEHHWLEEMNYISLNHSNCLSSNRVEDVVVTVDETLQQRPPDTHSGT is encoded by the exons ATGTTTTTATGCAACACGAGCGCCATAAAGGACTGGAGCTATTTTCTGTCTCAGATACTGCCTCTGATGAATAAAACTACAGGTTTGGTGAACATGGACAAAGCGGAGGATGTGACGACCACCATGGTGACCGCTTTGCAGCCGGACAGCGCCATGAGCGCCAGTAACCCTCCTCTGAACTCCAACCATACCTCAGGCATGGAGCACATCTTTCATTACTCTTACTCTGAGAGTGACCTGCTGTACACGGACTATCGGACTCCTGCACGAGACCCCATCCAGCTGCCTAAAGCGGTTCTCTACCTGGTGATGGCAGCGCTGGTTGTGGTGGCTGTGGCATATGCGATAGTTGGACACCTGGTTAAAGACGTGGTCAATGATTTTGTCG GTGGAGGCAGGCCCATTGTTGCTGAAGGTGGCAGCGGCGGAACCAGTGAACCag cCTGGGTGTTTGGCTCTCGTCGTGTCCCGGACCATAGCAAGATTGAGATAAACTGCATCACCAACAACATGAGCGAGATGACTGAGTTGGGTGAGCATCACTGGCTGGAGGAAATGAACTATATATCTCTGAACCACTCAAACTGCCTGAGCTCCAACAGAGTGGAGGACGTAGTGGTCACCGTGGATGAGACGCTTCAGCAGCGACCTCCGGACACTCACTCTGGGACCTAA